In the genome of Candidatus Ruthia magnifica str. Cm (Calyptogena magnifica), one region contains:
- a CDS encoding SurA N-terminal domain-containing protein, with amino-acid sequence MLGSIRNKTKGWVAYLIVGLITIPFVLFGISEYFTGVSNIVIASVDGVDISKAEFLAKFNPQKRRLQQELDKKYDTEFDAMLKQSILNQMIDKYLLEQLSNELSYETTANELNTIIQANNLFKKKGRFSLEKYKQLLRLNGYTTIKYEAIKLQELTETQIKYNLLDSAFVIPTELAKLQKLNDQQRQFSYIAIHADDYVKEVKVDVQSVKNFYNNKKALFFAPEQVKIEFVELSLNKISKNIKVSDDELFNFYKDEQERFTREEERQAQHILLEDKSTAQKVIALLNNGGKFAKLAEQYSQDTASKANAGDLGFFTRGVMLPEFEKKVFAMKLNEVSDLVKSEFGYHIIKLNNIKVKTLKPFDAVKSELLDLYTQTQAQKVFYSLTEQLTHLAYEVNLEEIVDQMNLKLQVSDFFDRKNTQLNQKIVVTAFSDTVLNKGENSEILELSKNKLMVIRVREKLAQRQKSFIEVKDEINAHLMTLLAKIFVDNLAKNVVDLLVHNDKDTLKKLMNKNKLKWNHVDWVKRDSSKVKMAIINKVFALAKSTNGNFSYSAQDLDESNVVIIKLLGVKTTDTKTVNTTLERSLLIFESNEIFANILETLKSQAKIKIFSRNL; translated from the coding sequence ATGCTAGGTTCAATTAGAAACAAAACCAAGGGCTGGGTCGCTTATTTAATTGTTGGTTTAATTACCATTCCTTTTGTTTTATTCGGTATTAGTGAATACTTCACTGGTGTTTCAAATATTGTTATTGCTTCTGTTGATGGTGTTGACATCTCAAAAGCAGAATTTCTTGCAAAATTTAATCCGCAAAAAAGACGCTTACAACAAGAGCTGGACAAAAAATATGACACAGAATTTGATGCCATGTTAAAGCAATCCATTCTTAATCAAATGATTGATAAATATTTGCTTGAGCAATTATCTAACGAATTGTCGTATGAAACAACTGCCAATGAACTTAATACTATTATTCAAGCCAATAATTTATTCAAAAAAAAAGGGCGATTTTCATTAGAAAAATATAAGCAATTATTAAGACTCAATGGTTATACAACAATAAAATATGAGGCGATAAAGTTACAAGAATTAACCGAAACTCAAATTAAATACAATTTATTAGATTCTGCTTTCGTAATACCAACAGAACTTGCGAAATTACAAAAGTTGAATGATCAACAACGACAATTCAGTTATATTGCTATTCACGCTGATGATTACGTTAAAGAAGTTAAGGTTGATGTGCAAAGTGTCAAAAATTTTTATAATAATAAAAAAGCGTTATTTTTCGCACCAGAGCAAGTAAAAATAGAATTTGTTGAGTTGTCATTAAATAAAATTTCAAAAAATATTAAAGTAAGTGATGATGAATTGTTTAATTTTTATAAAGATGAGCAAGAGCGTTTTACTAGAGAGGAAGAAAGACAAGCGCAACATATTTTGCTTGAAGATAAATCAACTGCACAAAAAGTTATTGCCCTATTAAACAATGGTGGTAAATTTGCTAAACTTGCTGAGCAATACTCTCAAGATACGGCTTCTAAAGCTAACGCAGGAGATTTAGGCTTTTTTACTCGTGGTGTTATGTTGCCAGAATTTGAGAAAAAAGTATTTGCAATGAAACTTAACGAGGTTAGTGATTTAGTTAAATCTGAGTTCGGTTATCATATTATTAAACTTAACAATATTAAAGTCAAAACACTTAAACCATTTGATGCGGTTAAATCAGAATTACTTGATTTATACACTCAAACACAAGCACAAAAAGTGTTTTACAGTTTAACTGAACAATTAACCCACTTGGCTTACGAGGTAAATTTAGAGGAAATTGTTGATCAAATGAATTTAAAGCTTCAAGTGAGTGATTTTTTTGACAGGAAGAATACTCAATTAAACCAAAAAATTGTTGTTACTGCATTTAGTGATACGGTTCTTAACAAAGGTGAAAACTCAGAAATTTTAGAATTATCAAAAAATAAATTAATGGTTATTCGTGTACGAGAAAAATTAGCACAAAGACAAAAATCCTTTATTGAAGTTAAAGATGAAATTAATGCACATTTAATGACACTACTGGCTAAAATTTTTGTTGATAATCTTGCCAAGAATGTTGTTGATTTATTGGTTCATAATGATAAAGATACACTTAAAAAATTAATGAATAAGAATAAACTTAAATGGAATCATGTTGATTGGGTGAAACGAGATTCCAGCAAAGTTAAGATGGCCATTATCAATAAAGTGTTTGCATTGGCTAAGTCAACTAATGGTAATTTTAGCTATAGCGCTCAAGATTTGGATGAAAGTAATGTGGTTATAATTAAATTATTAGGTGTTAAAACGACAGATACAAAGACAGTTAATACCACTCTTGAAAGGTCTTTATTAATTTTTGAATCAAATGAGATATTTGCAAATATCCTTGAAACGCTTAAATCTCAAGCAAAAATTAAAATTTTTAGTAGAAATTTATAA
- a CDS encoding PucC family protein, translating into MTWPSLLYGLTVPWTVKMIFGQMVDSIKIFGSNRKSYVYIGAILITLSSVLMIAVVGDYVIVQGKKFIYVVASIITIVGFII; encoded by the coding sequence TTGACTTGGCCGAGCTTGTTGTATGGACTGACGGTTCCATGGACTGTTAAGATGATTTTTGGACAGATGGTTGATAGTATTAAAATTTTTGGATCTAATCGAAAGTCTTATGTTTATATAGGTGCTATTCTAATTACACTGAGTTCTGTACTTATGATTGCTGTTGTCGGTGATTACGTTATTGTGCAGGGTAAAAAGTTTATTTATGTGGTTGCCAGTATCATCACTATAGTAGGATTTATTATATAA
- a CDS encoding enoyl-ACP reductase FabI — MGFLTGKKALIVGVASNRSIAWGIAQAMANQGCEIALTYQNEKLKKRVDKCAIACQSTIVIECDVASDEGIEKTLKRLKTHWDNFDIIIHSVAFVPRKALDGNYIQATTRENFATAHDISSYSFTALAKAAYSMLNDNGALLTVSYLGSIRAIPNYNVMGVAKASLEANVRYMAAALGPERGIRVNAVSSGPIKTLAASSIKDFGKLLDYAADSSALKRNVTTEEVGNAAAFLCSDLASGITGEITYVDSGYNFYDKGPN, encoded by the coding sequence ATGGGCTTCTTAACTGGGAAAAAAGCACTTATTGTTGGTGTTGCATCAAATCGCTCTATTGCTTGGGGAATTGCACAAGCAATGGCTAATCAAGGCTGTGAAATCGCACTTACTTATCAAAACGAAAAGCTTAAAAAACGGGTTGATAAATGCGCTATAGCTTGCCAATCAACCATTGTTATTGAATGTGATGTTGCTAGTGATGAAGGTATTGAAAAAACCCTTAAAAGATTAAAAACTCATTGGGATAATTTTGATATCATCATTCATTCAGTTGCATTTGTACCGCGTAAAGCGTTAGATGGTAACTACATCCAAGCAACTACTCGTGAAAATTTTGCCACGGCACATGATATTAGTTCATACAGCTTTACTGCACTTGCAAAAGCCGCTTATTCCATGCTTAATGACAATGGCGCTTTATTAACAGTCAGTTATTTAGGTAGTATCCGCGCCATTCCAAATTATAATGTAATGGGTGTGGCAAAGGCTTCACTTGAAGCTAATGTTCGTTATATGGCGGCAGCCTTAGGGCCTGAAAGAGGCATTCGCGTTAATGCAGTCTCATCAGGGCCAATTAAAACTTTAGCGGCATCTAGCATTAAGGATTTTGGCAAACTGCTTGATTATGCTGCAGATAGTTCCGCACTTAAACGCAACGTAACCACTGAAGAAGTGGGCAATGCTGCTGCATTCTTGTGTTCTGATTTAGCCTCAGGCATCACTGGCGAAATAACTTATGTTGATTCTGGTTATAACTTTTATGACAAAGGCCCAAACTAA